A genomic window from Desulfitibacter alkalitolerans DSM 16504 includes:
- a CDS encoding Na(+)/H(+) antiporter subunit C yields MELMMSLVIGVLFAAGTYLLLSRSMLRVILGTALLSHGVLLMILTMGKLKRGAPPIIIGAGPFTDPLPQALILTAIVIGFGVTSFVLVLAYRAYQTLKTDDLDKLRGVDDE; encoded by the coding sequence ATGGAACTTATGATGTCTCTGGTAATAGGTGTTCTCTTTGCCGCAGGAACCTACCTATTGTTATCAAGAAGTATGCTGAGGGTTATTCTGGGAACAGCACTATTGTCCCATGGAGTTCTGTTGATGATTTTGACAATGGGCAAATTAAAAAGGGGGGCTCCCCCAATTATTATAGGGGCGGGACCTTTCACTGACCCATTGCCTCAAGCCCTGATCTTGACAGCCATTGTTATTGGCTTTGGTGTAACATCCTTTGTGCTTGTTCTAGCATACAGGGCTTACCAGACATTGAAAACTGATGACTTGGACAAGTTAAGGGGGGTAGACGATGAGTAA
- a CDS encoding Na(+)/H(+) antiporter subunit B, with protein sequence MKMSKMINNVILQTIAQRALYLILAFSIFLFFAGHNMPGGGFIAGLMSAAAIVLMYVAFGSKFITQNMNYDFKIMIAVGLLIAVLSGMGGMVFGYPFLTQFFEYYTFPVFGKVELASAVIFDLGVYLTVVGSAMTVIMTIGENK encoded by the coding sequence ATGAAAATGAGTAAAATGATTAACAACGTTATTTTGCAGACTATTGCTCAAAGGGCATTATATTTAATCCTTGCCTTTTCCATCTTCCTATTTTTTGCAGGGCACAATATGCCTGGTGGAGGATTTATTGCAGGTCTAATGAGTGCTGCAGCCATAGTTCTCATGTATGTAGCCTTTGGTTCTAAATTTATAACCCAAAACATGAACTATGATTTCAAAATAATGATTGCAGTTGGGCTTTTAATTGCAGTACTTTCAGGGATGGGCGGCATGGTATTTGGATATCCCTTTTTAACCCAATTTTTTGAGTACTATACATTTCCTGTCTTCGGCAAGGTAGAGCTTGCGTCAGCTGTAATATTTGACCTGGGTGTCTATCTAACTGTAGTCGGCAGTGCCATGACAGTAATCATGACAATAGGAGAGAATAAATAA
- the mbhE gene encoding hydrogen gas-evolving membrane-bound hydrogenase subunit E — protein MSFLAVVLSPFILAMLVPLLRKAAGNKIGWVVSLLPLTLFIWLVKQLPTVMSGEPVTVFYNWVPSIGVNFSLYLDGLSLLFGFLITGIGFAVIVYSIYYLSTKENLTNFYVFILLFMGAMLGVVMSNNLILMYIFWELTSFSSFLLIGFWYHKERSRYGAQKSMLITVIGGFSMLAGIVMLWVLTGTFEVREIIAQAALIKESGFYIPITILVLLGAFSKSAQIPFHIWLPDAMEAPTPISCYLHSATMVKAGIYLIARMTGALGGTEFWFLTVSSIGLGSLMLGSYLALKQKDLKAILAFSTISQLGLIITLIGYGTPGAIMGGIFHLFNHSAFKGSLFLMVGIVDHETGTRDISKLRGLAKVMPYTAAIAVIGSLAMAGVPPFNGFLSKELFFTASVEAVTANLAFIHPYAWLFPLIALCASIFTFVYSVSIFHKVFFSGEVTKETPKHPHEAPVGLLLPGLLLVSINVIIGLFPGLVAKSIIEPAVVAITGAPFYVKIYHWHGLNLPLAMSLVVIIVGLVLYYRLDQLKAALARVPGTPSSNRFYDWAVPAVLNGALRITNIQMTGFLRDYNLFIILYTLLVVGGTIFMKDALIISTADLAEVAFFEVVMALILVAGALGVVFLKSRLAAIVSLGVVGYTVALLFVIFRAPDLALTQLLVETVTLALFLLAFSRLPKFLSEHDTPARVKGINVVAALLTGALATTLTLIGHSNKYFEPISHYFIENTKKLGGGTNAVNVILVDFRGLDTLGEIAVLGIAGLGVYAMIKLAIRKGGKAHENE, from the coding sequence TTGAGCTTTTTAGCCGTAGTATTGTCGCCATTTATTCTAGCTATGCTAGTACCTCTGCTGCGAAAAGCAGCGGGTAACAAGATTGGCTGGGTAGTATCTTTGCTGCCACTAACCTTGTTTATTTGGTTAGTAAAACAGCTGCCAACAGTGATGAGCGGCGAACCAGTTACAGTATTCTACAACTGGGTACCATCCATAGGCGTAAACTTTTCTCTTTATCTTGATGGGTTAAGTTTACTCTTTGGTTTTCTGATTACAGGTATAGGTTTTGCTGTAATAGTTTACTCCATCTATTACCTATCAACAAAAGAAAACCTCACTAATTTTTATGTATTTATTCTGCTTTTCATGGGAGCAATGCTAGGGGTTGTTATGTCAAACAACCTGATCCTCATGTATATCTTTTGGGAGCTAACTAGTTTTTCTTCCTTCTTACTAATTGGTTTCTGGTATCATAAGGAACGTTCCCGCTATGGAGCACAAAAGTCAATGCTGATAACAGTAATAGGTGGCTTTTCCATGCTGGCAGGTATTGTTATGTTATGGGTCCTCACAGGAACCTTTGAGGTAAGAGAAATAATAGCCCAGGCAGCTTTAATAAAAGAAAGTGGCTTTTATATCCCTATTACAATCCTGGTTCTTTTAGGAGCATTCTCTAAATCAGCCCAGATTCCCTTCCATATTTGGCTGCCGGACGCAATGGAAGCACCTACTCCAATTAGCTGCTACCTGCACTCTGCAACAATGGTAAAAGCAGGTATTTACCTTATTGCCCGTATGACCGGGGCTTTAGGCGGCACAGAATTCTGGTTTTTAACAGTATCCTCTATTGGTTTAGGTTCACTAATGCTGGGCTCCTATCTAGCCTTAAAACAAAAAGACTTAAAGGCTATTCTGGCCTTTTCTACAATAAGCCAGCTGGGACTTATTATAACCCTGATAGGCTATGGAACCCCAGGAGCAATAATGGGTGGTATTTTCCACCTGTTCAATCATTCAGCCTTTAAAGGCAGCCTGTTTTTAATGGTTGGTATTGTGGACCATGAAACAGGCACCAGGGACATTAGCAAATTACGAGGATTAGCAAAGGTCATGCCGTATACTGCCGCCATTGCAGTTATAGGCTCCCTGGCCATGGCAGGGGTGCCCCCCTTTAACGGGTTCCTAAGCAAGGAGTTGTTCTTTACTGCCTCTGTTGAAGCAGTAACAGCCAACCTGGCATTCATCCATCCCTATGCATGGCTGTTTCCGCTAATAGCCTTGTGTGCCAGTATATTTACCTTTGTGTATTCAGTGAGTATTTTCCACAAGGTATTTTTCAGTGGTGAAGTAACAAAGGAAACTCCCAAGCATCCCCATGAAGCTCCAGTTGGATTGCTGCTTCCAGGACTGCTTTTAGTAAGTATTAACGTGATTATAGGGCTTTTCCCAGGTCTAGTTGCTAAAAGTATTATTGAGCCTGCAGTTGTTGCCATTACAGGTGCTCCCTTCTACGTGAAAATTTACCACTGGCATGGATTAAACCTGCCCCTGGCAATGAGTTTAGTAGTAATTATTGTGGGTCTGGTGCTGTATTATAGACTTGACCAGCTCAAGGCTGCTCTTGCCAGAGTACCTGGAACGCCAAGCTCTAACCGCTTTTATGATTGGGCAGTTCCAGCAGTGCTTAATGGAGCATTGAGGATAACTAATATTCAGATGACAGGCTTCCTGCGAGATTACAACCTGTTTATCATACTCTATACTTTGCTTGTTGTAGGTGGAACCATATTTATGAAGGATGCTTTAATAATCAGCACCGCGGATTTAGCAGAGGTAGCCTTCTTCGAGGTTGTAATGGCACTAATATTAGTGGCAGGTGCTCTAGGGGTTGTTTTCTTAAAGAGCAGGCTTGCTGCAATAGTATCATTAGGTGTTGTAGGTTATACAGTTGCCCTCCTGTTTGTAATATTTAGGGCTCCTGACCTGGCTTTAACCCAGCTGCTGGTAGAAACTGTAACCCTGGCCCTGTTCCTATTAGCCTTTAGCAGATTGCCAAAATTTCTGTCAGAGCATGACACACCCGCAAGGGTCAAGGGAATCAATGTTGTTGCCGCATTGCTTACAGGTGCATTAGCTACAACATTAACCCTAATAGGACACAGCAATAAGTACTTTGAGCCTATTTCCCATTACTTTATAGAAAATACTAAAAAGCTTGGTGGAGGTACAAATGCTGTAAACGTTATCCTGGTGGATTTCAGGGGGCTTGATACATTAGGTGAAATTGCTGTTTTGGGTATTGCGGGGTTAGGTGTATATGCAATGATCAAGCTGGCAATTAGGAAGGGAGGAAAAGCCCATGAAAATGAGTAA